A stretch of Ipomoea triloba cultivar NCNSP0323 chromosome 11, ASM357664v1 DNA encodes these proteins:
- the LOC115996824 gene encoding putative casein kinase II subunit beta-4, producing MYRDRGGGGGSSKSEIVGGALDRKRINDALDKHLEKLSPSTSKSSKEKAVSSIAAGAGGKLHQHHQQQIDHRGDNRSSSAFAAKNKCSEESETDSEDSDVSGSDGDDTSWISWFCNLRGNEFFCEVDDEYIQDDFNLCGLSSQVPYYDYALDLILDVESSHGDMFTEEQNELVESAAEMLYGLIHVRYILTSKGMAAMLEKYKNYDFGRCPRVFCCGQPCLPVGQSDIPRSSTVKIYCPKCEDIYYPRSKYQGNIDGAYFGTTFPHLFLMTYGHLKPQKPSQSYVPRVFGFKLHKS from the exons ATGTACAGGGAtcgcggcggcggaggagggtCGTCGAAGTCGGAGATCGTGGGCGGGGCGTTGGATCGGAAGCGAATCAACGATGCGTTGGATAAGCACTTGGAGAAGTTGTCGCCTTCCACCTCCAAGTCCTCCAAGGAGAAGGCAGTGTCCTCCAtcgccgccggcgccggcggaaAATTGCATCAGCATCATCAGCAGCAAATCGACCATCGCGGCGACAATCGATCATCCTCTGCTTTTGCAGCCAAAAACAAGTGCTCTG AGGAATCTGAAACAGACAGTGAAGATTCTGATGTTAGTGGTTCTGATGGGGATGATACATCGTGGATTTCATGGTTCTGCAACCTCCGAGGAAACGAATTCTTCTGTGAGGTTGATGATGAATATATTCAAGATGATTTCAATCTTTGTGGGTTGAGCAGTCAAGTTCCATACTACGATTATGCACTTGACCTTATTCTTGATGTTGAATCCTCACATG GTGATATGTTTACTGAAGAGCAGAATGAACTTGTTGAATCGGCAGCAGAGATGTTATATGGTCTTATTCATGTGCGATACATATTAACTAGCAAGGGAATGGCTGCGATG CTAGAGAAGTACAAAAACTATGACTTTGGGAGATGCCCACGAGTTTTCTGCTGTGGCCAGCCTTGCCTCCCTGTTGGACAGTCAGACATTCCGCGATCAAGCACTGTCAAAATATATTGCCCCAAGTGCGAAGACATCTACTATCCACGATCAAAGTACCAAGGCA ATATCGATGGAGCTTATTTTGGAACAACATTTCCTCACCTCTTTTTGATGACCTATGGACACCTTAAGCCTCAGAAACCATCTCAGAGCTATGTTCCAAGGGTATTCGGCTTCAAGCTTCACAAGTCTTAA
- the LOC115997051 gene encoding uncharacterized protein LOC115997051 — translation MAASPTRSNQEQCTTPPEIPFSNVTVASHGAASSRRLPPPCWSHDETVALIDAYRDKWYSLRRGNLRANHWQEVAEDIAVRCPVDPPKTSMQCRHKMEKLRKRYRAEIQRAASYGGGGASRRYCSTWIHFKRMDTMERGPDAASPPQDEEEFEDEQEDFKQNSVKHIGDIYSQHNLNSNKRNSFQESMSNGGAGFRIRIPSARPIPTPPMAKPYSGKIDEMLIQFPNPNPNPNPNHGSSRSYRGVMKKEKASSLGKRIVEEVVEKRNGDPIAEAVAAIKMLGEGLVRIENMKMDVARELEQMKMEMEMKKTEMILESQQKIVEAFAMSFSEKNTKKARRMPPPEC, via the coding sequence ATGGCCGCGTCGCCGACCCGATCGAATCAGGAACAGTGCACAACCCCGCCTGAGATCCCGTTCTCCAACGTCACCGTCGCGTCTCACGGCGCCGCTTCCTCTCGCCGTCTCCCTCCGCCGTGCTGGTCGCACGACGAGACCGTAGCGCTCATCGACGCTTATAGGGACAAGTGGTATTCCCTCCGCCGCGGGAATCTCCGGGCGAATCACTGGCAGGAAGTCGCGGAGGATATCGCCGTTCGGTGCCCTGTCGATCCGCCCAAGACCTCGATGCAGTGCCGCCACAAGATGGAGAAGCTTCGGAAACGCTACCGCGCTGAGATCCAACGCGCGGCTTCctacggcggcggcggcgcctcCCGCCGCTACTGCTCCACCTGGATCCACTTCAAACGCATGGACACCATGGAAAGGGGCCCCGACGCGGCCTCTCCGCCGCAGGATGAGGAAGAATTTGAAGATGAGCAGGAGGATTTCAAGCAAAATAGCGTTAAACACATCGGTGATATATACAGCCAGCACAATCTGAATTCTAACAAACGGAATAGCTTTCAAGAGTCTATGAGCAATGGCGGAGCTGGATTTCGGATCCGAATTCCCAGTGCTAGGCCTATCCCCACTCCTCCCATGGCCAAGCCTTACAGCGGCAAAATTGATGAAATGTTGATCCAATtccctaaccctaaccctaaccctaaccctaatcATGGCTCCAGTAGGTCGTATAGAGGGGTTATGAAGAAAGAGAAAGCTTCTTCTTTGGGGAAAAGGATCGTTGAAGAGGTGGTTGAGAAGAGAAATGGAGACCCCATAGCAGAGGCAGTGGCAGCAATTAAGATGCTGGGAGAAGGATTAGTGAGGATAGAGAATATGAAAATGGATGTTGCAAGGGAGTTAGAACAGATGAAGATGGAAATGGAGATGAAGAAGACTGAAATGATTCTCGAATCCCAACAAAAGATCGTCGAAGCTTTTGCCATGTCATTCTCTGAAAAGAACACTAAGAAGGCCAGGAGAATGCCACCCCCTGAATGTTAA
- the LOC115996288 gene encoding tubulin-folding cofactor A, translating to MAATLRNLKIKTSTCKRIVKELHSYEKEVERESAKTADMKAKGADPYDLKQQENVLAESRMMIPDCHKRLEAALTDLKGTLVEIEEELNQKEGPEFEEAQKVITEVEQVLQSTEA from the exons ATGGCTGCGACGCTTAGGAATCTGAAGATCAAGACGTCGACTTGCAAACGCATAGTGAAGGAGCTGCACTCCTACGAGAAGGAGGTGGAGAGAGAATCCGCCAAGACCGCTGATATGAAGGCTAAAGGCGCCGATCCATATGACCTCAAACAACAG GAAAACGTGCTGGCTGAATCCAGAATGATGATACCCGATTGCCACAAGCGTCTAGAAGCTGCACTGACTGACCTTAAAGGAACCCTG GTTGAGATCGAAGAGGAGTTGAACCAAAAAGAAGGCCCCGAGTTTGAAGAAGCTCAAAAAGTCATAACCGAGGTTGAACAGGTGCTTCAAAGTACAGAAGCATAG
- the LOC115996772 gene encoding heterogeneous nuclear ribonucleoprotein Q isoform X1 produces the protein MPPRARKTAAGTGAKRGGRPIRGASRVQPLPAEEPLKTVKVEEEEKPSPAAKLEPKVEEKPLAVKEKSVTPPKIEPELEKREVEKKHENRSGPGKKDEVKESVDEYEKDERLDLEDNEPEYETEEYTAVDYDERGTDQEDIEEECVEVVEEIEEGDFGEEEDGNMGEEEVEDVHEDVEVEEDNDHHAEMVDAAEEEEHHELVKERMKRKEFEIFVGGLDKDATEDDLKKVFSQVGEVTEVRLMMNPQTKKNKGFAFLRFATVEQARRACKEMKHPVVNGKECGVTPSQDSDTLFLGNICKTWTEKALKDKLKHYGVENINDLTLVEDTNNVGMNRGFAFLEFSSRSDAMDAFKCLQKRNVVFGVDKPAKVSFSDSFIDPGDKIMAQVKTVFVDGLSASWDENHVHNLLKKYGKIEKIELACNMPSAKRKDFGFVTFDSHDAAVTCAKMINNEELGEGDNKAKVRARLSRPLSRARGKYGGRGDVRHRHGPVRVPRAPWGRPVPPSLPVRGPRTGMRAQPVVDRSFRRPVGYRDSRPVMSIPPRSRPVAPPLARRSYDRRQPAPAYPKNSFKRDYERREELAPPRSRDSTAYAHRLSSDKRTLYREEYSSRGPGYPDLPIETSRTSARRAYVDDNYGPMIERQPPAYYREGRGHEYESISGSKRSYSALDDVPPRYDDPGVRHSRARLSYDVAGGNASQYGDAYGDSRFGRSSLGYSGSRSSISSQDSRGLYNSRHGMGYGGGSYSRSDAGGVYSSSGYGGNYVSRGGDVGGSSYSSLYSSRGMGSSGYMGSGGSGSYY, from the exons ATGCCTCCGAGAGCGAGGAAGACGGCAGCCGGAACGGGCGCGAAAAGAGGCGGTCGCCCCATTCGCGGGGCGTCCAGGGTCCAGCCCCTCCCTGCCGAGGAGCCGTTGAAGACTGTGAAGGTCGAAGAAGAGGAGAAACCCTCGCCGGCGGCCAAATTGGAGCCGAAGGTTGAGGAAAAGCCACTAGCTGTTAAGGAGAAATCCGTGACGCCGCCGAAAATTGAACCAGAGCTGGAGAAACGTGAGGTTGAGAAGAAACATGAGAACCGGTCTGGTCCTGGTAAGA AAGATGAAGTTAAAGAGTCAGTTGATGAATATGAAAAGGATGAAAGGTTAGATTTGGAGGACAACGAACCTGAGTATGAAACTGAAGAGTATACTGCTGTAGATTATGATGAAAGGGGAACTGATCAGGAGGATATAGAGGAAGAGTGTGTTGAAGTTGTGGAAGAAATTGAGGAGGGTGATTTTGGTGAAGAGGAAGATGGTAATATGGGTgaggaggaagttgaagatgtccATGAGGATGTTGAGGTTGAAGAAGATAATGACCACCATGCTGAGATGGTTGATGCAGCTGAGGAGGAAGAACATCATGAACTTGTGAAGGAAAGGATGAAGCGCAAGGAGTTTGAAATTTTTGTAGGTGGCTTAGACAAGGATGCTACTGAGGATGATCTTAAAAAGGTCTTTAGTCAAGTTGGTGAAGTTACTGAAGTGAGGCTTATGATGAATCCTCAGACCAAGAAGAACAAAGGATTTGCATTTTTGCGTTTTGCAACAGTGGAACAAGCCAGGCGAGCTTGTAAAGAAATGAAACATCCAGTG GTTAATGGGAAAGAATGTGGTGTCACACCAAGTCAAGACAGTGATACCCTGTTTTTGGGTAACATATGCAAGACATGGACAGAGAAAGCT TTGAAGGACAAGTTGAAGCACTATGGTGTTGAGAATATTAATGATTTGACATTAGTTGAGGACACAAATAATGTTGGGATGAATCGAGGCTTTGCATTCTTGGAGTTCTCCTCGCGCTCAGATGCCATGGATGCATTTAAGTGTCTGCAGAAGCGAAATGTTGTTTTTGGAGTTGACAAGCCTGCCAAGGTTTCATTTTCAGATTCATTCATTGATCCAGGTGATAAAATCATGGCACAG GTCAAGACAGTGTTCGTGGATGGCCTTTCTGCATCTTGGGATGAGAATCATGTCCACAACCTTCTTAAAAAATATGGGAAGATTGAAAAAATTGAGCTTGCTTGTAACATGCCATCTGCCAAGAGAAAGGATTTTGGATTTGTTACTTTTGACTCCCATGATGCTGCAGTCACTTGTGCTAAAATGATTAACAATGAGGAGCTAGGTGAAGGAGATAATAAG GCGAAGGTTAGGGCGAGATTGTCGAGACCACTTTCAAGGGCCAGGGGAAAGTATGGTGGCCGGGGTGATGTCCGACATAGGCATGGACCAGTAAGAGTTCCCAGGGCCCCATGGGGTCGTCCAGTCCCACCTAGTCTTCCTGTGCGTGGACCAAGAACTGGTATGCGTGCGCAACCTGTGGTTGATCGTAGTTTCAGACGACCTGTTGGATATAGAGATTCTCGACCAGTCATGTCTATACCACCTCGGAGCAGACCAGTGGCTCCTCCTTTGGCTCGAAGGTCCTATGACAGGAGACAGCCTG CTCCTGCATATCcaaaaaatagttttaaaagGGACTATGAGCGGCGTGAAGAGCTTGCTCCTCCTAGAAGCAGAGATTCAACAGCCTATGCTCATAGACTGTCTTCCGATAAGCGCACATTGTATAGAGAGGAATATTCTTCCCGTGGGCCTGGCTATCCCGATTTGCCAATAGAAACATCTCGAACTTCAGCAAGAAGAGCTTATGTTGATGATAACTATGGCCCTATGATTGAAAGACAACCTCCAGCTTACTACCGTGAGGGACGTGGTCATGAATATGAGTCTATATCTGGCTCAAAACGTTCATATTCTGCACTT GACGATGTTCCTCCTCGATACGATGATCCAGGAGTGCGCCATTCCCGTGCACGTTTGAGTTATGACGTTGCAGGGGGCAATGCTTCTCAATATGGGGATGCCTATGGTGACAG CAGATTTGGGAGGTCTAGTCTTGGATATAGTGGCAGCAGAAGTAGTATATCTAGTCAGGATTCACGCGGGCTGTATAATAGTCGCCATGGTATGGGCTATGGTGGAG GCTCCTATAGTCGTAGTGACGCTGGTGGGGTGTACTCATCATCAGGGTATGGTGGTAATTACGTGTCTCGTGGTGGTGAT GTCGGTGGGAGTTCCTATTCATCACTTTATTCTAGTCGTGGCATGGGCAGTAGTGGTTATATGGGGAGTGGTGGGTCTGGATCTTATTATTGA
- the LOC115996772 gene encoding heterogeneous nuclear ribonucleoprotein Q isoform X2, with protein sequence MPPRARKTAAGTGAKRGGRPIRGASRVQPLPAEEPLKTVKVEEEEKPSPAAKLEPKVEEKPLAVKEKSVTPPKIEPELEKREVEKKHENRSGPGKKDEVKESVDEYEKDERLDLEDNEPEYETEEYTAVDYDERGTDQEDIEEECVEVVEEIEEGDFGEEEDGNMGEEEVEDVHEDVEVEEDNDHHAEMVDAAEEEEHHELVKERMKRKEFEIFVGGLDKDATEDDLKKVFSQVGEVTEVRLMMNPQTKKNKGFAFLRFATVEQARRACKEMKHPVVNGKECGVTPSQDSDTLFLGNICKTWTEKALKDKLKHYGVENINDLTLVEDTNNVGMNRGFAFLEFSSRSDAMDAFKCLQKRNVVFGVDKPAKVSFSDSFIDPGDKIMAQVKTVFVDGLSASWDENHVHNLLKKYGKIEKIELACNMPSAKRKDFGFVTFDSHDAAVTCAKMINNEELGEGDNKAKVRARLSRPLSRARGKYGGRGDVRHRHGPVRVPRAPWGRPVPPSLPVRGPRTGMRAQPVVDRSFRRPVGYRDSRPVMSIPPRSRPVAPPLARRSYDRRQPAPAYPKNSFKRDYERREELAPPRSRDSTAYAHRLSSDKRTLYREEYSSRGPGYPDLPIETSRTSARRAYVDDNYGPMIERQPPAYYREGRGHEYESISGSKRSYSALDDVPPRYDDPGVRHSRARLSYDVAGGNASQYGDAYGDRFGRSSLGYSGSRSSISSQDSRGLYNSRHGMGYGGGSYSRSDAGGVYSSSGYGGNYVSRGGDVGGSSYSSLYSSRGMGSSGYMGSGGSGSYY encoded by the exons ATGCCTCCGAGAGCGAGGAAGACGGCAGCCGGAACGGGCGCGAAAAGAGGCGGTCGCCCCATTCGCGGGGCGTCCAGGGTCCAGCCCCTCCCTGCCGAGGAGCCGTTGAAGACTGTGAAGGTCGAAGAAGAGGAGAAACCCTCGCCGGCGGCCAAATTGGAGCCGAAGGTTGAGGAAAAGCCACTAGCTGTTAAGGAGAAATCCGTGACGCCGCCGAAAATTGAACCAGAGCTGGAGAAACGTGAGGTTGAGAAGAAACATGAGAACCGGTCTGGTCCTGGTAAGA AAGATGAAGTTAAAGAGTCAGTTGATGAATATGAAAAGGATGAAAGGTTAGATTTGGAGGACAACGAACCTGAGTATGAAACTGAAGAGTATACTGCTGTAGATTATGATGAAAGGGGAACTGATCAGGAGGATATAGAGGAAGAGTGTGTTGAAGTTGTGGAAGAAATTGAGGAGGGTGATTTTGGTGAAGAGGAAGATGGTAATATGGGTgaggaggaagttgaagatgtccATGAGGATGTTGAGGTTGAAGAAGATAATGACCACCATGCTGAGATGGTTGATGCAGCTGAGGAGGAAGAACATCATGAACTTGTGAAGGAAAGGATGAAGCGCAAGGAGTTTGAAATTTTTGTAGGTGGCTTAGACAAGGATGCTACTGAGGATGATCTTAAAAAGGTCTTTAGTCAAGTTGGTGAAGTTACTGAAGTGAGGCTTATGATGAATCCTCAGACCAAGAAGAACAAAGGATTTGCATTTTTGCGTTTTGCAACAGTGGAACAAGCCAGGCGAGCTTGTAAAGAAATGAAACATCCAGTG GTTAATGGGAAAGAATGTGGTGTCACACCAAGTCAAGACAGTGATACCCTGTTTTTGGGTAACATATGCAAGACATGGACAGAGAAAGCT TTGAAGGACAAGTTGAAGCACTATGGTGTTGAGAATATTAATGATTTGACATTAGTTGAGGACACAAATAATGTTGGGATGAATCGAGGCTTTGCATTCTTGGAGTTCTCCTCGCGCTCAGATGCCATGGATGCATTTAAGTGTCTGCAGAAGCGAAATGTTGTTTTTGGAGTTGACAAGCCTGCCAAGGTTTCATTTTCAGATTCATTCATTGATCCAGGTGATAAAATCATGGCACAG GTCAAGACAGTGTTCGTGGATGGCCTTTCTGCATCTTGGGATGAGAATCATGTCCACAACCTTCTTAAAAAATATGGGAAGATTGAAAAAATTGAGCTTGCTTGTAACATGCCATCTGCCAAGAGAAAGGATTTTGGATTTGTTACTTTTGACTCCCATGATGCTGCAGTCACTTGTGCTAAAATGATTAACAATGAGGAGCTAGGTGAAGGAGATAATAAG GCGAAGGTTAGGGCGAGATTGTCGAGACCACTTTCAAGGGCCAGGGGAAAGTATGGTGGCCGGGGTGATGTCCGACATAGGCATGGACCAGTAAGAGTTCCCAGGGCCCCATGGGGTCGTCCAGTCCCACCTAGTCTTCCTGTGCGTGGACCAAGAACTGGTATGCGTGCGCAACCTGTGGTTGATCGTAGTTTCAGACGACCTGTTGGATATAGAGATTCTCGACCAGTCATGTCTATACCACCTCGGAGCAGACCAGTGGCTCCTCCTTTGGCTCGAAGGTCCTATGACAGGAGACAGCCTG CTCCTGCATATCcaaaaaatagttttaaaagGGACTATGAGCGGCGTGAAGAGCTTGCTCCTCCTAGAAGCAGAGATTCAACAGCCTATGCTCATAGACTGTCTTCCGATAAGCGCACATTGTATAGAGAGGAATATTCTTCCCGTGGGCCTGGCTATCCCGATTTGCCAATAGAAACATCTCGAACTTCAGCAAGAAGAGCTTATGTTGATGATAACTATGGCCCTATGATTGAAAGACAACCTCCAGCTTACTACCGTGAGGGACGTGGTCATGAATATGAGTCTATATCTGGCTCAAAACGTTCATATTCTGCACTT GACGATGTTCCTCCTCGATACGATGATCCAGGAGTGCGCCATTCCCGTGCACGTTTGAGTTATGACGTTGCAGGGGGCAATGCTTCTCAATATGGGGATGCCTATGGTGACAG ATTTGGGAGGTCTAGTCTTGGATATAGTGGCAGCAGAAGTAGTATATCTAGTCAGGATTCACGCGGGCTGTATAATAGTCGCCATGGTATGGGCTATGGTGGAG GCTCCTATAGTCGTAGTGACGCTGGTGGGGTGTACTCATCATCAGGGTATGGTGGTAATTACGTGTCTCGTGGTGGTGAT GTCGGTGGGAGTTCCTATTCATCACTTTATTCTAGTCGTGGCATGGGCAGTAGTGGTTATATGGGGAGTGGTGGGTCTGGATCTTATTATTGA
- the LOC115996772 gene encoding heterogeneous nuclear ribonucleoprotein Q isoform X3 codes for MPPRARKTAAGTGAKRGGRPIRGASRVQPLPAEEPLKTVKVEEEEKPSPAAKLEPKVEEKPLAVKEKSVTPPKIEPELEKREVEKKHENRSGPEDEVKESVDEYEKDERLDLEDNEPEYETEEYTAVDYDERGTDQEDIEEECVEVVEEIEEGDFGEEEDGNMGEEEVEDVHEDVEVEEDNDHHAEMVDAAEEEEHHELVKERMKRKEFEIFVGGLDKDATEDDLKKVFSQVGEVTEVRLMMNPQTKKNKGFAFLRFATVEQARRACKEMKHPVVNGKECGVTPSQDSDTLFLGNICKTWTEKALKDKLKHYGVENINDLTLVEDTNNVGMNRGFAFLEFSSRSDAMDAFKCLQKRNVVFGVDKPAKVSFSDSFIDPGDKIMAQVKTVFVDGLSASWDENHVHNLLKKYGKIEKIELACNMPSAKRKDFGFVTFDSHDAAVTCAKMINNEELGEGDNKAKVRARLSRPLSRARGKYGGRGDVRHRHGPVRVPRAPWGRPVPPSLPVRGPRTGMRAQPVVDRSFRRPVGYRDSRPVMSIPPRSRPVAPPLARRSYDRRQPAPAYPKNSFKRDYERREELAPPRSRDSTAYAHRLSSDKRTLYREEYSSRGPGYPDLPIETSRTSARRAYVDDNYGPMIERQPPAYYREGRGHEYESISGSKRSYSALDDVPPRYDDPGVRHSRARLSYDVAGGNASQYGDAYGDSRFGRSSLGYSGSRSSISSQDSRGLYNSRHGMGYGGGSYSRSDAGGVYSSSGYGGNYVSRGGDVGGSSYSSLYSSRGMGSSGYMGSGGSGSYY; via the exons ATGCCTCCGAGAGCGAGGAAGACGGCAGCCGGAACGGGCGCGAAAAGAGGCGGTCGCCCCATTCGCGGGGCGTCCAGGGTCCAGCCCCTCCCTGCCGAGGAGCCGTTGAAGACTGTGAAGGTCGAAGAAGAGGAGAAACCCTCGCCGGCGGCCAAATTGGAGCCGAAGGTTGAGGAAAAGCCACTAGCTGTTAAGGAGAAATCCGTGACGCCGCCGAAAATTGAACCAGAGCTGGAGAAACGTGAGGTTGAGAAGAAACATGAGAACCGGTCTGGTCCTG AAGATGAAGTTAAAGAGTCAGTTGATGAATATGAAAAGGATGAAAGGTTAGATTTGGAGGACAACGAACCTGAGTATGAAACTGAAGAGTATACTGCTGTAGATTATGATGAAAGGGGAACTGATCAGGAGGATATAGAGGAAGAGTGTGTTGAAGTTGTGGAAGAAATTGAGGAGGGTGATTTTGGTGAAGAGGAAGATGGTAATATGGGTgaggaggaagttgaagatgtccATGAGGATGTTGAGGTTGAAGAAGATAATGACCACCATGCTGAGATGGTTGATGCAGCTGAGGAGGAAGAACATCATGAACTTGTGAAGGAAAGGATGAAGCGCAAGGAGTTTGAAATTTTTGTAGGTGGCTTAGACAAGGATGCTACTGAGGATGATCTTAAAAAGGTCTTTAGTCAAGTTGGTGAAGTTACTGAAGTGAGGCTTATGATGAATCCTCAGACCAAGAAGAACAAAGGATTTGCATTTTTGCGTTTTGCAACAGTGGAACAAGCCAGGCGAGCTTGTAAAGAAATGAAACATCCAGTG GTTAATGGGAAAGAATGTGGTGTCACACCAAGTCAAGACAGTGATACCCTGTTTTTGGGTAACATATGCAAGACATGGACAGAGAAAGCT TTGAAGGACAAGTTGAAGCACTATGGTGTTGAGAATATTAATGATTTGACATTAGTTGAGGACACAAATAATGTTGGGATGAATCGAGGCTTTGCATTCTTGGAGTTCTCCTCGCGCTCAGATGCCATGGATGCATTTAAGTGTCTGCAGAAGCGAAATGTTGTTTTTGGAGTTGACAAGCCTGCCAAGGTTTCATTTTCAGATTCATTCATTGATCCAGGTGATAAAATCATGGCACAG GTCAAGACAGTGTTCGTGGATGGCCTTTCTGCATCTTGGGATGAGAATCATGTCCACAACCTTCTTAAAAAATATGGGAAGATTGAAAAAATTGAGCTTGCTTGTAACATGCCATCTGCCAAGAGAAAGGATTTTGGATTTGTTACTTTTGACTCCCATGATGCTGCAGTCACTTGTGCTAAAATGATTAACAATGAGGAGCTAGGTGAAGGAGATAATAAG GCGAAGGTTAGGGCGAGATTGTCGAGACCACTTTCAAGGGCCAGGGGAAAGTATGGTGGCCGGGGTGATGTCCGACATAGGCATGGACCAGTAAGAGTTCCCAGGGCCCCATGGGGTCGTCCAGTCCCACCTAGTCTTCCTGTGCGTGGACCAAGAACTGGTATGCGTGCGCAACCTGTGGTTGATCGTAGTTTCAGACGACCTGTTGGATATAGAGATTCTCGACCAGTCATGTCTATACCACCTCGGAGCAGACCAGTGGCTCCTCCTTTGGCTCGAAGGTCCTATGACAGGAGACAGCCTG CTCCTGCATATCcaaaaaatagttttaaaagGGACTATGAGCGGCGTGAAGAGCTTGCTCCTCCTAGAAGCAGAGATTCAACAGCCTATGCTCATAGACTGTCTTCCGATAAGCGCACATTGTATAGAGAGGAATATTCTTCCCGTGGGCCTGGCTATCCCGATTTGCCAATAGAAACATCTCGAACTTCAGCAAGAAGAGCTTATGTTGATGATAACTATGGCCCTATGATTGAAAGACAACCTCCAGCTTACTACCGTGAGGGACGTGGTCATGAATATGAGTCTATATCTGGCTCAAAACGTTCATATTCTGCACTT GACGATGTTCCTCCTCGATACGATGATCCAGGAGTGCGCCATTCCCGTGCACGTTTGAGTTATGACGTTGCAGGGGGCAATGCTTCTCAATATGGGGATGCCTATGGTGACAG CAGATTTGGGAGGTCTAGTCTTGGATATAGTGGCAGCAGAAGTAGTATATCTAGTCAGGATTCACGCGGGCTGTATAATAGTCGCCATGGTATGGGCTATGGTGGAG GCTCCTATAGTCGTAGTGACGCTGGTGGGGTGTACTCATCATCAGGGTATGGTGGTAATTACGTGTCTCGTGGTGGTGAT GTCGGTGGGAGTTCCTATTCATCACTTTATTCTAGTCGTGGCATGGGCAGTAGTGGTTATATGGGGAGTGGTGGGTCTGGATCTTATTATTGA
- the LOC115996277 gene encoding cyclin-U4-1 — protein MAELESQAVMPKLISYLSSLLQRVADSNDLAAKFAPQKISVFHGLTRPGISVQTYLERIFKYANCSPSCFVVAYVYLDRFTHRQPALPINSFNVHRLLITSVMVAAKFMDDMYYNNAYYAKVGGISTTEMNFLEVDFLFGLGFHLNVTPTTFQTYCLHLQREMLLLNPTPSDLAESTLCGRSPTQHQYICFNDDESSHQQQQQQQQLAV, from the exons ATGGCGGAGCTGGAATCCCAGGCTGTAATGCCGAAACTCATATCTTACCTCTCCTCTCTCCTCCAGCGAGTCGCCGACTCCAACGATCTCGCCGCCAAGTTTGCGCCGCAGAAGATCTCCGTCTTCCACGGCCTAACCCGGCCCGGAATCTCCGTTCAAACCTACCTGGAGAGGATCTTCAAGTACGCCAATTGTAGCCCTTCCTGCTTCGTCGTCGCCTACGTTTACCTCGATCGGTTCACTCACCGCCAGCCGGCGCTGCCGATCAACTCCTTTAACGTCCACCGCCTCCTCATCACCAGCGTCATGGTCGCCGCCAAGTTCATGGATGATAT GTATTACAACAATGCATACTATGCAAAGGTAGGAGGAATCAGCACAACAGAGATGAATTTTCTTGAAGTGGATTTCCTATTTGGATTGGGATTTCACTTGAATGTGACCCCCACTACTTTTCAGACCTACTGTTTGCACCTCCAGAGAGAGATGTTGCTCCTCAATCCTACaccatcagatcttgcagaaTCCACCCTATGTGGAAGATCACCAACCCAACATCAATATATATGTTTCAATGATGATGAATCCTcccatcaacaacaacaacaacaacagcaactaGCTGTTTGA